The proteins below are encoded in one region of Lactuca sativa cultivar Salinas chromosome 3, Lsat_Salinas_v11, whole genome shotgun sequence:
- the LOC111905809 gene encoding putative ripening-related protein 2: MTQPSIIVLILFSLLITNAKSRGKNVTPEQHVSKRLLLGLANITQAPMTISSFEKGGDGGAPSACDGKYHSNSEYVVALSTKCAKAMVIDECGSKDCPDNIVVASKAVWVFLQVPHSEWGETIITWFNDMTTYINEIDREAKLFQGETFPLL; this comes from the exons ATGACGCAACCCAGCATTATCGTTCTCATTCTCTTTTCTCTACTTATCACCAATGCTAAATCGAGGGGCAAAAATGTAACTCCCGAGCAACACGTAAGCAAACGCTTACTTCTTGGTTTAGCCAATATTACACAGGCACCTATGACTATTAGCAGCTTTGAGAAGGGTGGAGATGGTGGCGCGCCGTCAGCATGTGATGGGAAGTACCACTCAAATAGTGAATATGTTGTTGCATTATCAACGAAATG TGCAAAAGCTATGGTGATTGATGAGTGTGGCTCTAAGGATTGTCCTGATAATATTGTGGTCGCATCTAAAGCCGTTTGGGTATTCCTTCAGGTTCCTCATAGCGAATGGGGGGAAACCATAATTACTTG GTTTAACGATATGACGACctatattaatgaaattgatcGTGAAGCAAAGCTATTTCAAGGTGAAACTTTTCCTTTGTTATAG